A region from the Hydrogenimonas sp. genome encodes:
- a CDS encoding NAD(FAD)-utilizing dehydrogenases encodes MAASLLRNRDLLILEHNPGPAAKIKISGGGRCNITNTSLSPSRYLGDPGFIEEVFRFFDNEELLRFLLKRGLEPVLRKEGHYFCKESSRELIDLFITSTSGVPIRYGAEVYEVKREPGGFCVKSSAGEFHSEKVLVSTGGLSYPSLGASAAGFEIAESFGHTVVPPRPALVGLTLQPEQFWMKELSGLSLPVSVRVGRREIAADMLFAHRGISGPAILNTSLYWNRGSITVDFLPSHRLKRLFKNQKKSAMSQIPLPRRFVKAFFEVMNLPDTPYGAMSEEQKQRLSLLKSYSFAPAGTFGYTKAEVTKGGVSTDEMDPRTMQSRLVEGLYFAGEVVDVTGEVGGYNFQWAFSSATVVAKSV; translated from the coding sequence ATGGCCGCCTCCCTCTTGCGAAACAGAGATCTGCTCATACTCGAACACAACCCCGGTCCTGCCGCAAAGATAAAGATCTCCGGCGGCGGACGCTGCAACATAACCAACACCTCGCTGTCGCCCTCCCGCTACCTGGGCGACCCCGGTTTCATTGAAGAGGTTTTCAGATTTTTCGACAATGAGGAGCTGCTGCGCTTTCTTCTAAAAAGGGGGCTGGAGCCGGTTTTGAGAAAAGAGGGGCACTACTTCTGCAAAGAGAGCAGCCGTGAGCTGATCGATCTTTTCATCACTTCCACAAGCGGAGTTCCCATCCGTTACGGAGCTGAAGTCTACGAAGTGAAAAGAGAGCCCGGCGGCTTCTGCGTAAAAAGTTCCGCCGGGGAGTTTCACTCCGAAAAAGTACTCGTCTCCACGGGAGGGCTCAGCTACCCGTCGTTGGGTGCGAGCGCCGCGGGTTTCGAGATAGCCGAATCGTTCGGTCATACCGTAGTTCCTCCCCGTCCCGCACTTGTAGGCCTCACGCTTCAGCCCGAACAGTTCTGGATGAAAGAGCTGAGCGGTCTGTCGCTGCCTGTTTCTGTGCGTGTCGGAAGAAGAGAAATTGCCGCAGATATGCTCTTCGCACACCGCGGCATAAGCGGACCGGCAATTTTGAACACCTCGCTATACTGGAACAGGGGAAGCATAACCGTAGACTTCCTTCCCTCACATAGGCTCAAGAGACTTTTTAAAAACCAGAAAAAGAGCGCAATGTCGCAGATACCGCTTCCGAGGCGTTTTGTAAAGGCCTTCTTCGAAGTGATGAATCTTCCCGATACTCCCTACGGCGCGATGAGTGAAGAGCAAAAGCAGCGCCTCTCTCTTTTGAAGTCATACTCCTTCGCACCTGCCGGAACTTTCGGCTACACCAAAGCGGAAGTCACCAAAGGGGGAGTCTCCACCGACGAGATGGACCCCCGGACGATGCAGAGCCGGCTGGTCGAAGGGCTCTATTTCGCGGGAGAGGTGGTGGATGTTACCGGAGAGGTTGGAGGCTACAACTTCCAGTGGGCCTTCTCTTCAGCCACAGTTGTAGCAAAAAGTGTATAA
- a CDS encoding translation elongation factor LepA encodes MQKNIRNFSIIAHIDHGKSTLADRIIQECGAVTERELGTQMMDTMDIEQERGITIKAQSVRLTYVKDKQPYILNLIDTPGHVDFSYEVSKSLASSEGALLVVDASQGVEAQTIANVYIALENDLEIIPVINKIDLPAADPDRVVEEIEQTIGLDCSGAIFVSAKTGEGIRELLDAIVERVPPPHGDEEAPTKAIIYDSWFDNYLGALALVRVFDGSIKKGQEVLIMGTGKKHQVLDLTYPHPIKPTKTDEIKTGEVGIVVLGLKNVSDVAVGDTITDAKNPTKEPVAGFKEVKPFVFAGLYPIDTDKFEELRDALDKLKLNDASISYEPETSVALGFGFRVGFLGMLHMEVVKERLEREFGLDLIATAPTVVYRVELTDGSVVDVQNPSEMPDTGKIEKIYEPYVRATIITPKEFLGNIITMMADRRGVQEKMEYLNEERVMLVYAVPMNEIVVDFYDKLKSATKGYASFDYEPIGYREGDLVKLDVRVAGEVVDALSIIVPRDKAQQRGRELVKTMKELIPRQLFEVAVQASVGNKIIARETVKSMGKNVTAKCYGGDITRKRKLLEKQKEGKKRMKAIGKVQLPQDAFLAVLKID; translated from the coding sequence GTGCAGAAAAATATTCGCAACTTCTCCATCATCGCACATATCGACCACGGCAAGAGTACTCTGGCCGACCGCATAATTCAGGAGTGTGGTGCGGTAACCGAGCGGGAGCTGGGAACCCAGATGATGGATACCATGGATATAGAGCAGGAGAGGGGCATTACCATCAAAGCCCAGAGTGTGCGCCTGACCTATGTAAAAGATAAACAGCCCTATATTCTAAACCTGATCGACACCCCCGGCCATGTCGACTTCAGCTATGAGGTGAGCAAGTCGCTTGCCTCTTCGGAAGGGGCTTTGCTGGTTGTCGACGCTTCGCAGGGGGTCGAAGCGCAGACAATCGCCAATGTATACATAGCGCTTGAAAACGACCTCGAAATCATCCCCGTCATCAACAAGATAGACCTTCCGGCTGCAGATCCGGACAGAGTCGTAGAGGAGATAGAGCAGACCATAGGCCTGGACTGCAGCGGAGCGATCTTCGTGAGCGCCAAGACGGGGGAGGGGATACGAGAACTGCTCGACGCGATAGTCGAGCGGGTACCTCCGCCGCACGGAGATGAAGAGGCTCCGACGAAGGCGATCATCTACGACAGCTGGTTCGACAACTACCTCGGTGCTCTCGCTCTTGTGAGAGTCTTCGACGGAAGTATCAAAAAGGGCCAGGAGGTGCTCATCATGGGTACCGGGAAGAAGCACCAGGTGCTGGACCTGACATATCCCCACCCCATAAAGCCGACAAAGACCGACGAGATCAAAACCGGAGAAGTCGGAATCGTCGTGCTGGGACTGAAGAATGTCAGTGACGTTGCCGTGGGTGATACGATAACCGATGCCAAAAACCCGACAAAAGAGCCTGTAGCCGGCTTCAAAGAGGTCAAGCCTTTCGTATTCGCGGGACTCTACCCGATAGATACCGACAAGTTCGAGGAGCTCAGGGACGCTCTGGACAAACTGAAGCTCAATGACGCCTCCATAAGCTATGAGCCGGAGACCTCTGTGGCTCTCGGTTTCGGATTCAGGGTAGGGTTCCTGGGGATGCTCCATATGGAGGTCGTAAAAGAGAGGCTCGAAAGAGAGTTCGGCCTAGACCTTATAGCTACCGCCCCGACGGTCGTATACAGGGTGGAGCTTACCGACGGCAGTGTCGTCGATGTGCAGAACCCGAGCGAGATGCCCGATACCGGGAAGATAGAGAAGATATATGAACCCTATGTGCGCGCCACGATCATTACCCCCAAGGAGTTCCTGGGGAATATCATTACGATGATGGCCGACAGACGCGGCGTGCAGGAGAAGATGGAGTATCTCAACGAAGAGAGGGTGATGCTTGTCTACGCCGTGCCGATGAATGAGATTGTCGTAGACTTCTACGACAAACTGAAAAGTGCCACCAAAGGATACGCCAGTTTCGACTATGAGCCGATAGGGTACCGCGAGGGGGATCTCGTGAAGCTCGATGTACGTGTGGCCGGAGAGGTGGTTGACGCGCTGAGTATCATAGTTCCTCGCGATAAGGCGCAGCAGCGTGGCAGGGAGCTTGTAAAGACGATGAAAGAGCTGATTCCCCGGCAGCTTTTCGAAGTCGCGGTGCAGGCATCCGTCGGCAACAAGATCATTGCGAGAGAGACGGTGAAGTCGATGGGAAAAAATGTTACCGCCAAGTGTTACGGGGGAGACATAACCAGAAAGCGAAAGCTCCTCGAGAAGCAGAAAGAGGGGAAGAAGCGGATGAAGGCGATTGGCAAGGTCCAGCTGCCGCAGGATGCTTTCCTTGCCGTGCTGAAGATAGATTGA
- a CDS encoding possible purine/pyrimidine phosphoribosyltransferase, whose protein sequence is MPICRECRNLCLAPKPKVRRLGSGLDVISFYSYDELEPFLLTKHHPQGWLVYKILAEDTFAIIEKAEGNSFVIPVDDDSSGGYSHTAVLAKSLKRKGYRPLWGGLRARNRLSYSGQPLSFRLQNSREFRYNGPKGIEAVLVDDIVTTGLTLQEAHAVLQNNDVTVICAFVLADVDR, encoded by the coding sequence TTGCCGATCTGCAGGGAGTGCAGGAACCTCTGTCTGGCTCCAAAACCGAAAGTGCGCCGCCTCGGCAGCGGGCTCGATGTTATAAGCTTCTACTCCTACGACGAACTGGAGCCCTTTTTGCTGACCAAGCATCATCCGCAAGGCTGGCTTGTCTATAAAATCCTGGCCGAAGATACTTTCGCCATTATAGAGAAAGCCGAAGGTAACAGTTTCGTGATTCCCGTAGATGACGACTCCTCCGGCGGTTATAGCCACACCGCCGTTTTGGCGAAATCTCTGAAGCGGAAGGGCTACAGACCCCTCTGGGGAGGGCTGAGGGCCAGAAACCGTCTATCATACTCCGGGCAGCCGCTCTCATTCAGACTTCAAAACTCCAGAGAGTTCAGATATAACGGCCCTAAAGGGATAGAAGCGGTTCTCGTGGACGATATCGTCACCACGGGACTTACTCTGCAGGAGGCCCATGCGGTGCTGCAGAACAATGATGTTACGGTGATTTGCGCATTCGTTCTCGCAGATGTGGACCGTTGA
- a CDS encoding DEAD-box ATP-dependent RNA helicase CshA, which produces MSFSDFGFKQPIMRAIQRMGFQVPSPIQEKVIPLILEGHDVVGQAHTGTGKTAAFGLPALNNIEWRNGVDLLVITPTRELATQVSDELFSLGRFAGIRTVSVYGGQSYRRQLDLISRGAQVVVATPGRLLDMLSSGKLEDFNPSIVVLDEADEMLDMGFLDDIKEIFSYLPQQRQTLLFSATMPEPIKDLARHILYEPKFVSVTKKETTNKDIRQLYYVIEEKDRDDAIVRLLDKEEPEKAIVFCRMKREVDRVAELLQAQGINARGLHGDMEMRDRMEVIKGFRGRDIDILVATDVAARGLNIENVSHVFNYHIPFDPESYVHRIGRTGRAGKKGTAITLVTPLEFKELERIRQKVGTKMEYGFVDEAGEGNEDIVERFSDLVRAAGIDDTAVKIYEALSEEMAQQKIAYKLISIILESGVLKPKGSGIGLSQEEVERMMAVSGVKEKPKKSGGRRRRSGGSRNRSSGRR; this is translated from the coding sequence ATGAGTTTTTCCGATTTCGGATTCAAGCAGCCGATCATGCGCGCCATTCAGCGTATGGGATTTCAGGTTCCGAGCCCCATTCAGGAGAAGGTGATTCCCCTTATTCTGGAGGGGCACGACGTAGTGGGGCAGGCCCATACCGGTACCGGAAAGACCGCGGCGTTCGGCCTTCCGGCCCTGAACAACATAGAGTGGAGAAACGGTGTCGACCTTTTGGTGATAACCCCGACGCGCGAGCTTGCCACGCAGGTCAGTGACGAACTCTTCAGCCTCGGCCGCTTTGCCGGTATACGTACCGTCAGCGTCTACGGCGGGCAGAGCTACAGGCGGCAGCTCGACCTCATCAGCCGCGGGGCGCAGGTCGTCGTCGCAACTCCCGGGCGTCTTCTCGATATGCTCAGTTCCGGGAAGCTGGAGGATTTCAACCCCTCCATCGTCGTTCTCGACGAAGCCGACGAGATGCTCGATATGGGCTTTCTGGACGATATAAAAGAGATATTCAGCTACCTTCCGCAGCAGCGCCAGACGCTGCTCTTTTCGGCTACGATGCCTGAGCCCATAAAGGACCTGGCACGCCACATTCTCTACGAGCCCAAATTTGTCTCCGTTACCAAAAAAGAGACTACAAACAAAGATATTCGCCAGCTCTACTATGTGATTGAGGAGAAGGACAGGGATGACGCCATAGTACGCCTTCTGGATAAAGAGGAGCCGGAAAAGGCGATAGTGTTTTGCCGTATGAAGCGGGAGGTCGACCGTGTCGCCGAACTTCTGCAGGCACAGGGGATAAACGCCAGGGGCCTTCACGGCGATATGGAGATGCGTGACCGCATGGAGGTTATAAAGGGTTTCCGCGGCAGAGATATAGATATCCTGGTGGCTACGGACGTAGCGGCGCGCGGCCTTAATATAGAGAATGTAAGCCACGTCTTCAACTACCACATTCCGTTCGATCCGGAGAGCTACGTTCACCGCATAGGCCGTACGGGAAGGGCCGGCAAGAAGGGTACCGCAATAACCCTGGTAACCCCTCTGGAGTTCAAGGAGCTCGAGCGAATCCGCCAGAAGGTCGGTACCAAGATGGAGTACGGTTTCGTCGATGAAGCGGGAGAGGGCAACGAAGATATAGTCGAGAGATTCTCCGATCTCGTCAGGGCCGCCGGTATTGACGATACCGCCGTCAAAATCTATGAAGCTCTTTCGGAGGAGATGGCACAGCAGAAGATCGCCTACAAGCTAATATCGATCATACTCGAAAGCGGAGTCTTGAAGCCGAAGGGGAGCGGTATCGGGCTCAGCCAGGAAGAGGTGGAGCGCATGATGGCCGTAAGCGGCGTAAAAGAGAAGCCGAAGAAGAGCGGCGGCCGAAGGCGCAGAAGCGGCGGAAGCCGAAACAGAAGCTCCGGCCGCCGATAG
- a CDS encoding glutamine amidotransferase, class I encodes MAEKPVVVVTGSEHGSRSAWLFSRFLLQLFGVKPHFVHPASWRKSIRMDALLILGGVDIDPKTYGGSRHRSVTKTDPKRDAMELRLLQRAVEEGLPVMGICRGMQLINHFFGGTLYPHIYDFTLEVPHPHTPFPLKTVTLEPETALYELLNQSTIRVNALHHQAVERVGEGLRRAAHDLNGIIQAIESLEEPRITGLQWHPEFMPYQWHSRRIFHSFAREVKLAREVRRV; translated from the coding sequence TTGGCTGAAAAACCGGTAGTGGTAGTTACGGGGTCGGAGCACGGGAGCAGGAGTGCATGGCTCTTTTCAAGGTTTCTGCTTCAGCTTTTCGGGGTCAAACCCCACTTCGTCCATCCCGCTTCGTGGCGCAAGAGTATTCGGATGGATGCGCTTCTCATTCTGGGCGGTGTCGATATAGACCCCAAAACCTACGGCGGTTCGCGCCACCGCAGTGTTACCAAAACGGACCCGAAAAGGGACGCGATGGAGCTCAGGCTGCTCCAAAGAGCCGTAGAGGAGGGGCTTCCCGTTATGGGGATATGCCGCGGTATGCAGCTCATCAACCACTTTTTCGGGGGAACGCTCTACCCCCATATATACGACTTTACGCTGGAGGTCCCCCACCCGCACACCCCTTTCCCCCTGAAAACGGTTACACTGGAGCCTGAAACGGCCCTCTACGAGCTGCTGAACCAGTCGACCATCCGGGTCAACGCCCTGCACCATCAGGCTGTTGAACGTGTGGGAGAGGGGCTTCGCAGAGCGGCGCACGACCTAAACGGTATAATCCAGGCGATAGAGTCGCTCGAAGAGCCGCGTATTACGGGACTTCAGTGGCACCCTGAGTTCATGCCCTACCAGTGGCACAGCCGCAGAATATTCCACTCTTTTGCAAGAGAAGTTAAATTGGCGAGAGAGGTAAGGAGAGTCTAA